The proteins below are encoded in one region of Paraburkholderia aromaticivorans:
- a CDS encoding aldo/keto reductase — protein MQKRKLGNGGLEVSAIGLGCMGLSFGYGPAVEKADGIVLIRSAFDAGVTFFDTAECYGPFVNEELVGEAVAPFRDQIVIATKFGFQDGNSKNPLDSRPERIRAVAEASLKRLRTDRIDLFYQHRVDPNVPIEDVAGTVKDLIREGKVKHFGLSEAGAQTIRRAHAVQPVAALQSEYSLWWREPEQSVLPTLEELGIGFVPFSPLGKGFLTGAINAGTEFASNDFRNIVPRFSKANRKANAALVDLLGEIAAGKGVTRAQIALTWLLAQKPGIVPIPGTTKLHRLKENVGAAAVELSADNLAAIEAALHDVQIVGERYPAQMQQRVDR, from the coding sequence ATGCAAAAGCGCAAGCTTGGTAACGGTGGACTCGAGGTCTCGGCTATCGGTCTAGGTTGCATGGGTCTCAGCTTTGGCTACGGGCCGGCCGTCGAGAAAGCCGACGGCATCGTACTCATCCGTTCGGCGTTTGATGCGGGCGTCACGTTTTTCGATACGGCCGAGTGCTACGGCCCGTTCGTCAACGAGGAACTGGTGGGCGAAGCGGTCGCGCCGTTTCGTGATCAGATCGTGATTGCGACGAAGTTCGGGTTCCAGGACGGCAATTCGAAGAACCCGCTCGACAGCCGGCCTGAGCGCATCCGCGCGGTCGCGGAGGCCTCGTTGAAGCGGCTCAGGACCGATCGGATCGACCTCTTCTACCAGCATCGCGTCGATCCGAACGTGCCGATCGAAGATGTCGCGGGAACCGTGAAGGACCTCATCCGGGAAGGCAAGGTCAAGCACTTTGGTTTGTCGGAGGCGGGCGCTCAGACGATCCGCCGGGCTCATGCCGTACAGCCGGTCGCCGCGCTGCAAAGCGAGTACTCGTTATGGTGGCGCGAGCCGGAGCAGTCCGTGCTGCCGACGCTCGAAGAACTCGGTATCGGCTTCGTTCCTTTTAGCCCGCTCGGCAAGGGTTTCCTGACCGGCGCGATCAACGCAGGTACTGAGTTCGCCTCGAACGATTTTCGTAACATCGTGCCCCGCTTTTCCAAAGCGAATCGCAAGGCGAATGCGGCGCTCGTCGACCTGCTCGGCGAGATAGCGGCGGGAAAAGGCGTCACGCGCGCGCAAATTGCACTAACCTGGCTGCTCGCACAAAAGCCAGGGATCGTGCCAATACCGGGCACCACGAAGCTGCATCGGTTGAAAGAGAACGTGGGGGCCGCCGCTGTGGAACTGTCG